Proteins encoded within one genomic window of Zestosphaera sp.:
- a CDS encoding 50S ribosomal protein L40e: MPVTDPEAMRIVEARLLNKLVCRRCGALNPVGAVKCRRCKSRSLRPKRKRIGIKK; this comes from the coding sequence ATGCCGGTAACAGACCCTGAAGCCATGAGGATCGTTGAGGCCAGGCTACTCAACAAGCTGGTGTGCAGGAGGTGTGGTGCCCTAAACCCCGTCGGCGCTGTCAAGTGCAGAAGATGTAAGAGCAGATCGTTGAGACCTAAGAGGAAGAGGATAGGCATTAAGAAGTAA
- a CDS encoding nucleotidyltransferase: MVYDVKCLAEVLRSVSAEGMESVIVGSTVYMLRLGIEEFEDDVDLFATNFSPVFDEDLIREAAERIGCEVGVSEWGTPRLECVVRDECIVPVELHENIHDFYVPPEMVEDAETLTIEGFEVRVLRVEDYVLLKARAGRDRDLEDLNYIADLIKSGTLKVDLRFVKERLRVFDEDEQKLIVRRLTDAGMRP; the protein is encoded by the coding sequence GTGGTTTATGACGTTAAGTGCCTTGCTGAAGTGCTAAGATCTGTGAGCGCCGAGGGCATGGAGAGCGTGATTGTAGGGAGCACCGTCTACATGTTGAGGCTTGGGATTGAGGAATTCGAAGATGACGTGGATTTATTTGCAACCAATTTCTCACCCGTATTCGACGAGGATCTCATTCGTGAGGCGGCTGAGAGGATTGGGTGTGAGGTAGGCGTTAGCGAGTGGGGGACCCCCAGACTGGAATGCGTGGTTAGGGATGAATGCATCGTTCCGGTTGAGCTCCATGAAAACATCCATGATTTCTACGTACCCCCTGAGATGGTCGAGGATGCCGAGACCCTTACGATCGAGGGGTTTGAGGTCAGGGTGCTTAGAGTCGAGGATTACGTACTGCTCAAGGCCAGGGCCGGCAGGGACCGCGACCTAGAGGACCTGAACTACATTGCGGACTTGATTAAGTCAGGCACGTTGAAGGTGGACTTAAGATTCGTGAAGGAGAGGCTCAGAGTATTTGATGAGGATGAACAGAAATTGATTGTGAGGAGACTTACCGACGCAGGTATGAGGCCCTGA
- a CDS encoding DUF1177 domain-containing protein, which yields MWSVMSTLKHVLEVIDLLDDPRVGGEAVRRFFTGKGFTDIQVGVETIHGDKGSTDFITIVIPGGSGKSSGGSSPTLGVVGRLGGVGARPAYLGMVSDADGAVVALATAYKIAEMRSRGDVLPGDVVITTHICPNAPTRPYKPVPMMDSPVDIFTLLKREVRDEMDAVLSVDATKANWVIKHTGFAITPTVKEGWILRVSPDLTDIYVRVTGEPPAVVPITMQDITPYSTPIYHINSIVQPWLYTKSPVVGVAITARMALPGSGTGPTNFIALEQSTRFVVEVAKDFTMGRARFYDPQEWETIIKVHGPVADVFRRNIPK from the coding sequence TTGTGGTCAGTCATGTCCACCTTAAAACACGTACTGGAAGTGATCGACCTTCTGGATGACCCTAGAGTCGGCGGTGAGGCCGTCAGGAGGTTCTTCACCGGCAAGGGCTTCACCGACATTCAGGTCGGTGTGGAGACTATTCACGGTGACAAGGGTTCAACGGACTTCATAACCATAGTTATTCCCGGGGGGAGCGGTAAGAGCTCGGGAGGCTCGTCCCCGACGCTGGGGGTTGTGGGCAGGCTGGGAGGGGTCGGTGCCAGACCTGCGTATTTGGGCATGGTCTCCGACGCTGACGGCGCGGTCGTCGCGCTTGCCACCGCGTACAAGATCGCTGAGATGAGGAGTCGCGGTGATGTGCTGCCGGGCGACGTCGTCATCACCACCCACATCTGCCCTAACGCGCCGACACGTCCATACAAGCCCGTCCCCATGATGGACTCCCCGGTCGACATATTCACCCTGCTTAAGAGGGAGGTCAGGGATGAGATGGACGCCGTACTCTCGGTCGACGCCACTAAGGCTAACTGGGTTATAAAGCACACGGGCTTCGCCATAACTCCGACTGTTAAGGAGGGCTGGATACTGAGGGTCAGTCCCGATCTGACGGACATATACGTGAGGGTCACCGGTGAGCCCCCTGCGGTGGTCCCGATAACGATGCAGGACATAACGCCTTACTCGACCCCCATCTACCATATAAACAGTATAGTGCAGCCGTGGCTCTACACGAAGTCGCCCGTGGTCGGGGTCGCCATAACCGCTAGGATGGCGTTGCCGGGGTCAGGGACGGGACCCACCAACTTCATAGCTCTGGAGCAGTCGACCAGGTTCGTGGTTGAGGTTGCTAAGGACTTCACCATGGGGAGGGCGAGGTTCTACGACCCGCAGGAGTGGGAGACCATAATCAAGGTGCACGGCCCTGTCGCGGACGTGTTCAGGAGGAACATACCAAAGTAG
- a CDS encoding inorganic phosphate transporter, translated as MIPWLLVAGLVTAACLAWSIGANDMANSTSILVGSNVLKFKHAFMLFLTFQLMGAMVQGYMVMKTLGKGIVPEIEVVGALSASLSAFIWITIATVIGAPISTTHSVTGAVIGVGLAYVFSGAPLTTINIYRVRDIILSWIISPVAAMVLTVPLYHILRNLKITSERGYKIIRALVLFFAAFAAYSFGANDVANATGVYVSVTSASFGLPSEDSMRLLALYASLFIGLGGFTLGYRVINTLAYKITRLDLMTALAAGFANAFTVWLFTTVPYLLFGYGLPISTTYVAAGSIVGVGLAKSGWRGVNARTFFFIITSWLLTLPIAAGLSLCIYYLVSYILGVGF; from the coding sequence TTGATTCCGTGGCTGCTCGTTGCTGGGTTAGTTACTGCGGCCTGCCTTGCCTGGTCTATAGGAGCTAACGACATGGCTAACTCCACAAGCATACTTGTGGGTTCCAACGTGCTCAAATTCAAGCATGCGTTCATGTTATTTCTTACGTTCCAGCTGATGGGGGCTATGGTTCAGGGCTACATGGTTATGAAGACCCTTGGTAAAGGCATAGTGCCGGAGATAGAGGTGGTTGGTGCGTTGTCAGCGTCGTTGTCCGCGTTCATATGGATAACGATCGCCACCGTAATCGGTGCTCCCATCTCGACAACGCACAGCGTCACTGGGGCCGTGATTGGCGTTGGTCTAGCGTACGTGTTCTCAGGCGCTCCACTAACGACCATCAACATCTACAGAGTCAGGGATATCATATTGAGTTGGATCATCTCCCCCGTGGCCGCGATGGTTCTGACGGTACCCCTCTACCACATCCTCAGGAACCTCAAAATAACTAGCGAGCGTGGCTACAAGATCATTAGGGCTCTGGTGCTCTTCTTCGCAGCGTTTGCAGCTTATTCATTCGGCGCCAATGACGTGGCGAACGCCACCGGCGTTTACGTGTCAGTGACCTCAGCCAGCTTCGGACTGCCGAGCGAGGATAGTATGAGGCTCCTCGCACTCTACGCGTCACTCTTCATAGGCCTCGGCGGCTTCACACTGGGCTACAGGGTCATCAACACACTGGCTTACAAGATCACCAGACTCGACTTGATGACGGCTCTGGCGGCGGGCTTCGCCAACGCCTTCACAGTCTGGCTCTTCACCACTGTACCCTACCTGCTCTTTGGCTATGGACTACCCATATCCACCACATACGTTGCAGCGGGCTCCATAGTGGGTGTAGGGCTTGCCAAGAGCGGGTGGCGTGGGGTCAACGCCAGAACCTTTTTCTTCATAATTACTTCATGGCTCCTGACGCTCCCCATAGCGGCTGGGCTCAGCCTCTGCATTTATTACCTGGTGTCTTATATTTTGGGGGTGGGGTTTTGA
- a CDS encoding histidinol-phosphate transaminase, protein MLRLHMNESPYPPSRISIEYVNRYAGSLNLYYDKALYDELMGELSKYVGVDEGLIEVFPGSSAVLTLMLTYARVAGLDLVATHPTFHVMYGLARSYGVGSQYLSLRGESFTLDVEELLRRCEGRLVYIINPNNPTGNLLLQDPDVVREVARRAKAVFVDEAYYEFSGVTFKDLAAELDNVAIIRSVSKSFCLAGARFGYAVLGRGVKRVLNSLRIGFEVPLTTQAAVLGALKDLQYVREVVRSIVETRERTRRGLEEMGLRTVESQTNFILVDLGRPCRDLWGELKGRGVLTLCLQNVEDLREFSNYVRVSVGRPEEMEFFLQTMASALEGLEK, encoded by the coding sequence ATGCTTAGGTTGCACATGAATGAATCGCCCTACCCGCCTTCAAGAATTTCGATTGAATATGTCAACAGGTATGCTGGGTCTCTGAACCTGTATTATGACAAAGCACTCTACGATGAGTTGATGGGCGAGCTGAGTAAGTACGTGGGGGTTGATGAGGGTTTGATAGAGGTGTTCCCAGGTTCTTCAGCCGTGCTGACCCTCATGCTGACCTACGCTAGGGTTGCAGGCCTAGATCTCGTGGCCACGCACCCGACGTTCCACGTGATGTACGGCCTGGCAAGAAGTTATGGGGTGGGATCGCAGTACCTGAGTCTGCGCGGTGAATCCTTCACCCTGGATGTTGAGGAACTGCTTAGGAGGTGTGAGGGCCGGCTCGTCTACATAATAAACCCTAACAACCCGACCGGCAATCTCCTGCTCCAAGACCCTGACGTCGTGAGGGAGGTGGCTAGGCGGGCTAAGGCCGTCTTCGTGGATGAGGCGTACTACGAGTTCTCCGGAGTCACGTTCAAGGACCTGGCCGCCGAACTTGATAACGTGGCGATCATCAGGAGCGTGTCGAAATCATTCTGCCTTGCGGGAGCCAGGTTCGGCTACGCAGTCCTGGGTAGGGGGGTTAAGAGGGTGTTAAACAGCCTCAGAATAGGCTTCGAAGTGCCTCTGACGACTCAGGCCGCCGTCCTGGGGGCTCTTAAAGACCTTCAGTACGTGAGGGAGGTAGTGCGGTCGATAGTCGAGACTAGGGAGAGGACTAGGAGGGGGCTTGAGGAGATGGGTTTGAGGACTGTGGAGAGTCAGACCAACTTCATTTTAGTGGATCTGGGGAGGCCCTGCAGGGACTTATGGGGTGAACTCAAAGGCAGGGGGGTGCTCACCCTATGCCTGCAGAATGTGGAGGACCTCAGGGAGTTCAGCAACTACGTAAGGGTCTCTGTGGGCAGGCCTGAGGAGATGGAGTTCTTCCTGCAGACCATGGCGAGTGCTTTGGAGGGTTTAGAAAAATAA
- a CDS encoding transcription elongation factor, whose protein sequence is MRIPLDVLCVKTGVLCPRCQSLVKNGSVKDYEVDVMRELLELEETPEFRFLKEVEYVRSIMSEGATVVILQEPKSNSPDPRALSKLGWMLSERLGSKTKVIVNTKDLKEVVKQIVFPARITSVNTVWLPDGSIEYVVRVPRFELKNLPFRRREVIENLLTQITGNVVKIRSD, encoded by the coding sequence TTGAGGATCCCTCTCGATGTGCTATGTGTGAAGACAGGGGTGCTGTGCCCTAGATGTCAATCCCTAGTTAAGAATGGGTCTGTCAAAGACTACGAGGTAGACGTTATGAGGGAATTGTTAGAGCTTGAGGAGACGCCTGAATTCAGGTTTCTGAAGGAAGTGGAGTACGTAAGGTCTATCATGAGCGAAGGAGCTACGGTAGTCATCCTCCAGGAACCTAAAAGCAACTCCCCTGACCCCAGAGCTCTCAGCAAGCTAGGCTGGATGTTAAGCGAGAGACTGGGTTCTAAGACTAAAGTCATCGTGAACACCAAGGATTTAAAGGAGGTTGTTAAGCAGATAGTCTTCCCAGCCAGGATAACCAGCGTCAACACCGTCTGGCTGCCTGACGGAAGCATCGAGTATGTCGTGAGGGTGCCTAGATTCGAGCTGAAGAACCTGCCTTTCAGGAGGAGGGAGGTAATAGAGAACCTCCTGACCCAGATAACAGGTAATGTGGTTAAGATAAGGTCTGACTGA
- a CDS encoding MFS transporter, with product MLRRGSRIGVVVWRAMYSVAATLYMATWGLYFSFTRRYIGVELGGGLQAVILITGLEWGFTLFAAVMGRLTGRVGERNLILLGAAGCIPFLAAPGVRDPITLAVILSFYSLTWAISWPSVLSTVLGDSSVSPGRAYSYFTIGTGLGYSIGSACMGPIYGIAGPEGVFTTMVVTHLATYSMLIAFFPESADIKATARGGRVINVDSVLSKLAPVLIAVSLTVFSRELLYSVAPSKLSMELENLVGSSSRLTEYTLFGLVYGGFTAILSIPARIIAGKLTDRHNPLVLFALVTTAYLIDYWLFVKSWGWVSILIWQLPLYPFLDTAINTYIAKQVPKDVMTSGFGLVIAFDALGGLMLLPLLVNPHLSMDFLGYVLTAAATISVALVLKKMRGCGGSSPPAFKDMDASCN from the coding sequence ATGCTCAGGAGGGGATCGAGGATCGGTGTGGTCGTGTGGCGGGCTATGTACTCCGTGGCGGCGACGCTGTACATGGCCACCTGGGGGCTGTATTTCTCGTTCACCAGACGCTATATAGGTGTTGAGCTCGGCGGGGGCCTTCAAGCAGTTATCCTGATCACCGGGCTTGAGTGGGGCTTCACCCTTTTCGCTGCAGTTATGGGTAGGCTGACGGGCAGGGTCGGTGAGAGGAATTTAATACTCCTTGGCGCCGCGGGATGCATCCCGTTCTTAGCGGCCCCGGGAGTGCGGGATCCCATCACCTTAGCCGTGATTCTGAGTTTCTACAGCTTGACGTGGGCTATCTCATGGCCGTCCGTGCTCTCGACAGTCTTAGGTGACTCAAGCGTCAGTCCCGGGAGAGCGTACAGTTACTTCACGATAGGGACGGGCCTCGGCTACAGCATCGGATCAGCCTGCATGGGCCCCATCTACGGGATCGCGGGCCCTGAAGGCGTCTTCACAACGATGGTCGTGACGCACCTAGCCACGTACTCTATGCTGATCGCGTTTTTCCCGGAGAGCGCTGACATTAAGGCGACTGCACGCGGCGGGAGGGTCATCAATGTCGACAGCGTCCTCAGTAAGTTAGCCCCGGTGTTGATAGCGGTCTCCCTAACGGTCTTCTCCAGGGAGCTCCTGTACTCTGTGGCCCCGTCTAAGCTGAGCATGGAGCTCGAGAATCTGGTGGGCTCGTCCTCGAGGCTGACGGAGTACACCCTCTTCGGACTGGTCTACGGCGGGTTCACGGCGATCCTCTCAATACCGGCCAGAATTATCGCGGGCAAACTCACGGATAGACATAACCCGCTTGTACTATTCGCTCTAGTCACGACAGCCTACCTCATAGACTACTGGCTCTTCGTAAAGTCTTGGGGTTGGGTATCCATACTTATCTGGCAGCTTCCGTTATACCCGTTCCTAGACACGGCGATCAACACCTACATAGCTAAGCAGGTGCCTAAGGATGTCATGACCTCAGGCTTCGGATTGGTGATAGCTTTCGACGCGTTGGGCGGGTTGATGCTGCTGCCGCTTCTAGTCAACCCCCACTTAAGCATGGACTTCCTGGGTTACGTGCTCACAGCGGCAGCCACGATCTCCGTGGCTCTAGTGCTTAAGAAAATGAGGGGTTGCGGTGGGTCTTCACCGCCGGCTTTTAAGGATATGGACGCTAGTTGTAATTAG
- the feoB gene encoding ferrous iron transport protein B, with product MREFRGRTCDYVVAVVGQPSVGKSTFFTRVTGEVVRIANWPGTTVDQKVGLTFFEGKTVCLVDLPGVYGLTPTSPEERITKNYILSGDWDAILVLADSLTLERSVYLPIQIGEMTDRLVVALTKWDETHKRGLHVDVGKLSSRLGVPVIPVSSVTGEGIKQVLSALVKVIEGALKEGYIRIDYGMLESYLSELSSQIEKYGLRRVPGRWIALRLMEEDHEVMELVKDLPEVVRRSDELREDFKRATGKTPEEIAILRRYNYASQLLKDVVVRVQVRPHSTIDRVYLHPFLGPVVSTLTIFSAFAVAFTLNTGFPLTLILRHAGMKAVADFLEHHSISGLLELIFDEVGEAARPALEGISSELASLVVDGALKGVGSVLGFLPLILLVSALIAVLEDSGLGPRMVSSLHGFFKHFGLSGRALYPLIMGFGCNVPAVIQSRIAVDELERVEVMASAPFVLCQARLVVLLYFVRALFPGNALLQSAVMTSLYMISILLYLLTAKALRRLHGIKEAPELIMEIPPIHGPNLRVVWWSSWSNARHFLYKAGVVILILSLLSWGMLSYGPTGHVESLSESYGAMLGSHVGWALEKLYGLPSNTSWMLGYALVYGFIAKEGLVSSIVQLTGLAGEEALSALNLGASQGVAVLTLMMFYVPCMVTVAVLYQESRSVRLTIAIVLYILAVALALSLAGHALLTLITSGTPTR from the coding sequence TTGAGGGAGTTCAGGGGGAGGACGTGCGATTACGTTGTGGCGGTGGTGGGGCAGCCCTCAGTCGGTAAGTCCACTTTCTTCACACGGGTTACCGGGGAGGTCGTCCGTATAGCTAACTGGCCCGGCACCACAGTCGATCAGAAGGTCGGTCTGACGTTCTTTGAAGGCAAGACCGTATGCTTGGTTGACCTGCCAGGCGTTTACGGGTTGACTCCTACCTCACCTGAGGAGAGAATCACTAAGAACTACATTCTCTCAGGCGATTGGGACGCCATCTTGGTGTTGGCTGACTCACTGACTCTAGAGCGATCAGTGTACCTGCCTATTCAGATAGGCGAGATGACGGATAGGCTTGTCGTGGCTCTGACCAAGTGGGATGAAACCCACAAGAGAGGTCTACACGTGGACGTAGGGAAACTGAGCTCGCGGTTGGGTGTTCCGGTGATCCCTGTCTCCTCGGTAACTGGGGAGGGCATCAAGCAGGTGCTCAGCGCCCTGGTTAAGGTGATTGAGGGAGCTCTTAAGGAGGGATATATCCGAATAGACTACGGCATGCTTGAGAGCTACTTAAGTGAGTTAAGCAGCCAGATTGAGAAATACGGCCTCAGGAGGGTGCCGGGGAGGTGGATAGCTCTGAGGCTGATGGAGGAGGATCACGAAGTGATGGAGTTAGTTAAGGACCTGCCTGAGGTCGTGAGAAGGAGTGATGAACTGCGTGAGGATTTCAAGAGGGCTACAGGCAAAACCCCTGAGGAGATAGCCATACTCAGGAGGTATAATTACGCTTCACAACTACTTAAGGACGTGGTGGTCAGGGTCCAGGTCAGACCCCACTCCACGATTGACAGGGTGTACCTACATCCATTTCTGGGGCCCGTCGTTTCCACGTTAACCATATTCTCCGCCTTCGCCGTAGCGTTCACACTAAACACGGGCTTCCCGCTCACGCTGATCCTGAGGCATGCTGGGATGAAGGCGGTCGCCGACTTCCTGGAACATCACAGCATCTCCGGGCTGCTGGAGTTGATTTTTGATGAGGTGGGGGAGGCAGCTCGGCCAGCGCTCGAGGGCATCAGCAGTGAGTTAGCGTCCCTGGTGGTGGACGGCGCTTTGAAGGGGGTTGGGTCCGTGCTAGGTTTCCTGCCGTTGATACTCTTGGTGTCCGCGCTCATCGCCGTGCTGGAGGACAGCGGGTTAGGCCCTAGGATGGTTTCGTCACTCCACGGCTTCTTTAAACACTTCGGGCTCTCAGGCAGGGCTCTATACCCGCTGATCATGGGCTTCGGATGCAACGTGCCGGCAGTCATCCAATCGAGGATAGCTGTGGACGAGCTCGAGAGGGTTGAGGTAATGGCTTCAGCGCCATTCGTGCTGTGTCAGGCTAGGCTAGTGGTCCTCCTGTACTTCGTTAGGGCTCTGTTCCCAGGTAACGCGTTACTCCAGTCAGCGGTTATGACATCACTTTACATGATCTCAATACTCCTCTACCTACTCACCGCCAAGGCCCTGAGGCGCCTGCACGGCATTAAGGAAGCTCCAGAGTTGATCATGGAGATCCCGCCAATACATGGACCGAACCTCAGGGTCGTGTGGTGGAGCTCCTGGAGCAACGCCAGGCACTTCCTCTACAAGGCAGGTGTGGTGATTCTGATCCTCTCCCTACTCAGCTGGGGTATGTTAAGCTATGGACCCACAGGGCATGTTGAGTCCCTCAGCGAGTCTTACGGGGCTATGCTAGGGTCTCACGTGGGCTGGGCGCTTGAGAAGCTCTACGGACTGCCAAGCAACACCTCCTGGATGTTGGGCTACGCGTTAGTCTACGGCTTCATAGCTAAGGAGGGTCTCGTCTCATCCATAGTGCAGCTCACCGGGTTGGCCGGTGAGGAAGCTCTGAGCGCCCTCAACCTCGGTGCCTCCCAGGGTGTGGCGGTACTTACTCTAATGATGTTCTACGTGCCATGCATGGTCACGGTGGCAGTTCTATATCAAGAAAGCAGGAGCGTCAGACTCACTATAGCTATAGTGCTCTACATACTTGCAGTAGCGCTAGCTCTCTCCCTGGCAGGCCATGCACTACTCACTCTCATCACGTCGGGAACTCCAACCCGATGA
- a CDS encoding aspartate/glutamate racemase family protein, with amino-acid sequence MKYTVGLVRVLTLKDEELLNLHGRIIESLFPELRVVSRCIEDQPKGIYDRESEEVARPKVLRLAREFEGEGVNAVIVSCAADPAVREARKVLRIPVIGAGSAAASLALAYGDRVGVLNLTEDTPEVVRGVLGPHLVAEGRPEGVRNTLDLMTDWGKEAAGRALRDLLKHGVEVVVLACTGYSTIGFARIAGEMAGVPVVDPVVAAGAATLNLLKQRAGGGAVK; translated from the coding sequence ATGAAGTACACAGTCGGGTTGGTGAGGGTTTTAACCCTGAAGGACGAGGAACTGCTGAATCTCCACGGCAGGATTATCGAGTCACTGTTCCCGGAGCTGAGGGTTGTTAGCAGGTGTATTGAGGATCAGCCTAAGGGAATCTACGACCGTGAGTCTGAGGAGGTGGCTAGACCTAAAGTCCTCAGGCTGGCGAGGGAGTTTGAGGGTGAGGGGGTTAACGCAGTTATAGTCAGCTGCGCCGCGGATCCGGCGGTAAGGGAGGCTAGGAAGGTGCTCAGGATTCCGGTCATAGGCGCCGGTTCAGCGGCGGCGTCCCTCGCTCTAGCCTACGGCGATAGGGTCGGCGTGCTGAACCTCACTGAAGACACGCCCGAGGTCGTTAGAGGGGTTCTAGGGCCTCACTTAGTGGCTGAGGGGAGACCTGAAGGAGTTAGGAACACCCTAGATCTAATGACTGACTGGGGTAAGGAAGCGGCTGGGAGGGCGCTGAGGGACCTGCTCAAACACGGTGTCGAGGTGGTCGTGTTGGCGTGCACCGGTTACTCCACGATAGGGTTTGCCAGAATTGCGGGGGAGATGGCTGGGGTGCCCGTAGTGGATCCCGTGGTGGCTGCAGGCGCTGCGACGTTGAATCTCTTGAAGCAGAGGGCTGGAGGGGGTGCTGTGAAGTGA
- a CDS encoding ZIP family metal transporter, with translation MMENVVARALVLGLIPAFLTSVGGVAGLIGLRGSEKHLDLGLGFSAGVMTVTSFTSLLLPAMRVGGFPILLAGFSSGVILVVILNKFIPHEHLMKGYEGPAVIKARIKRVWLLVSAILIHNIPEGLAVGSSSVFSLSNGLLTALAIGLQDIPEGFAVSFPIAAATKDVRKALLIASLSGLSETVMSVAVALMTTSTTLLAFTLSLAGGSMIYVVSHEVIPETHRYGHEHLSTAGFLTGFLTMLRLDTMFS, from the coding sequence ATGATGGAGAATGTCGTTGCGAGGGCTCTGGTCCTGGGCCTGATCCCGGCGTTCCTAACTTCCGTGGGAGGGGTTGCAGGCCTCATAGGCTTGAGAGGCTCGGAGAAGCATCTCGACCTAGGGCTGGGTTTCAGCGCTGGGGTAATGACGGTGACTTCATTCACGAGCCTCCTGCTTCCGGCGATGAGGGTAGGGGGGTTCCCGATCCTCCTCGCAGGCTTCAGCTCAGGGGTTATTTTAGTAGTGATTCTTAACAAGTTCATACCGCATGAGCACCTCATGAAGGGTTACGAAGGCCCTGCCGTGATTAAAGCAAGGATTAAGCGTGTCTGGCTTCTGGTCTCCGCGATCCTAATACATAACATCCCTGAAGGGCTTGCCGTGGGGAGTTCATCGGTATTCAGCCTGAGCAACGGCCTGCTCACGGCCCTGGCTATAGGGCTTCAGGACATCCCGGAAGGATTCGCTGTATCTTTCCCAATAGCCGCTGCAACGAAGGACGTGAGGAAGGCTCTACTCATAGCATCCCTGAGCGGCTTAAGCGAGACCGTGATGTCGGTTGCAGTAGCCCTCATGACAACCTCGACCACCCTCCTGGCCTTCACCCTATCACTGGCCGGGGGCTCGATGATCTACGTAGTCAGCCACGAAGTGATACCGGAGACCCACAGATATGGTCATGAACACCTCTCAACCGCCGGGTTCTTGACAGGCTTCCTCACGATGCTGCGGCTTGACACCATGTTCAGCTAG
- a CDS encoding OPT/YSL family transporter, which yields MSESAGYHPKLYEPIVMIMGLALAVFGAIIGMELICRVGVNPNTSIIGALIAIAFSTIPVQFARNMRNVHRINLMQTVISGATFQAGNVFLLTIAVPYLLGLTGGTYFYGVVMGVLIAGVVDILFAYWIFDSPFYPARNPWPPGIATAEAIKAALGRGKRALLLLYGMIFGGALTYLGYPGDVVGITLITQVVAITSFGIGLVLRAYGPTLVGIDFYKIYAPQGIMVGAGIAALIQFLLLYFRVRRKQSTQSSSGSASSAPPTLVGADEAIRRLVMAFILFTAGALVAGLMTGVSGMMNPAMFLLWVVYIGFQAWFTTLVCALSGMHAGWFPAFATALAALAISLIFGFPPLAAGIGVAYVAATGPGMADLNYDLKTGWILRGEGKDPNFEKIGRRWQFYAKILSLAVSLIMVAIFYNAYFAGLNLYPPAARTLAATAKAAADPELARWLLTWAPVGFILQLIGGPERQIGILLATGLMISNPPAGIAVLVTVAARLALVKALGAEGLRDIFYVGGAGAVGGSAIVSFVMYTLRAYLRI from the coding sequence GTGTCTGAATCCGCTGGATATCATCCAAAACTGTACGAGCCTATCGTAATGATTATGGGGCTCGCTCTGGCGGTCTTCGGCGCTATAATCGGTATGGAGCTTATATGCAGGGTTGGCGTTAACCCGAATACCTCCATCATCGGCGCTCTCATAGCTATAGCGTTCTCAACCATACCTGTCCAGTTCGCCAGGAACATGCGTAACGTGCACAGAATCAACTTGATGCAGACGGTGATATCGGGGGCGACGTTCCAGGCCGGGAACGTGTTCCTGCTTACGATAGCGGTGCCGTACCTTCTGGGACTCACTGGGGGCACGTACTTCTACGGGGTCGTGATGGGGGTCCTCATTGCGGGTGTGGTGGACATACTGTTCGCCTACTGGATATTCGACTCACCGTTCTACCCAGCCAGGAACCCGTGGCCGCCGGGCATAGCCACGGCCGAGGCCATCAAAGCGGCCTTAGGCAGGGGTAAGAGGGCGTTGCTCCTGCTCTACGGCATGATCTTCGGCGGGGCGCTCACATACCTCGGCTATCCAGGCGACGTCGTCGGCATAACCCTCATAACTCAGGTAGTAGCCATAACGTCTTTCGGCATCGGTTTGGTATTGAGGGCGTACGGACCGACGCTGGTGGGCATAGACTTCTATAAGATATACGCGCCTCAAGGCATAATGGTGGGCGCCGGCATTGCAGCGCTGATTCAGTTCCTCCTCCTCTACTTCAGGGTCAGGAGGAAGCAAAGCACTCAATCGTCGTCGGGATCCGCGTCCAGCGCTCCACCGACTCTCGTGGGCGCGGACGAAGCTATAAGGAGGTTAGTTATGGCGTTCATCCTCTTCACTGCCGGCGCGTTAGTCGCCGGCTTAATGACGGGCGTCAGCGGGATGATGAATCCGGCGATGTTCCTGCTGTGGGTTGTCTACATAGGCTTCCAGGCCTGGTTCACAACCCTTGTCTGCGCTCTATCAGGAATGCATGCAGGCTGGTTCCCCGCCTTCGCCACAGCGCTGGCCGCGCTAGCCATAAGCCTGATCTTCGGCTTCCCGCCGCTGGCCGCAGGGATAGGCGTGGCGTACGTCGCCGCCACAGGGCCTGGCATGGCGGACCTCAACTACGATCTGAAGACTGGATGGATCCTCAGGGGTGAGGGGAAGGACCCGAATTTCGAGAAAATAGGGAGGAGATGGCAGTTCTACGCTAAGATACTCTCCCTGGCAGTGTCGCTAATCATGGTGGCTATATTCTACAACGCATACTTCGCAGGTCTAAACCTGTACCCACCGGCAGCCAGAACCCTAGCCGCCACCGCCAAAGCGGCGGCGGATCCTGAGTTGGCGAGATGGTTGCTGACGTGGGCACCGGTAGGCTTCATACTGCAGCTCATCGGAGGGCCTGAGAGGCAGATAGGGATACTCCTAGCCACGGGGCTGATGATCTCCAACCCGCCGGCCGGCATAGCGGTGCTGGTCACTGTAGCCGCTAGGCTGGCACTAGTCAAAGCCCTGGGGGCTGAGGGGTTAAGGGACATATTCTACGTAGGTGGAGCCGGGGCGGTCGGGGGCTCCGCGATAGTGTCGTTCGTAATGTACACTTTAAGAGCTTACTTAAGGATATAG